A window of Mucilaginibacter paludis DSM 18603 contains these coding sequences:
- a CDS encoding ABC transporter ATP-binding protein gives MARGRGQLNSGNTQAADLPKAKLNKQSLQNLGKLLSYVKPYRFKFAGAMLFLLLSSITGLAFPKLLGGLIDAAKGDIKQGVLPPNLNTIGLIAFVILFIQAFVSFFRVTWFVQIAENALADIRRDTYFKLITLPMNFFSNRRVGELNSRISADLSQIQDVLTTTFAEIIRQVILMVGGIAMMAIVSGRLALILLIILPIIIPCAIFFGRFIRTLSRQAQDQLAESNTIVEETLQGIASVKAFVNEAFEAGRYDKSVRQVAKLAVKGAKFRGLFASFIVFCLFGVIVGVIWYGALLVQSGSLKVGELTQFVLYAILVSASLGSLPEQYANIQKAVGSSERVVEILNDQGEPIDIHETDNIVTEKIEGNLSFNNVRFYYPSRPEIEVLKGISFNAVAGQKVAIVGPSGSGKSTMAALILQFYHPQSGELLFDGKAASEYSLTDIRNQVAIVPQDVMLFGGTIRENIAYGKLSATEEEIIQAGKRANAHDFITGFPDGYETIVGERGVKLSGGQRQRIAIARALLKNPSILILDEATSSLDSESERLVQEALEELMKNRTSIIIAHRLSTIREADQIIVLEKGLIIESGNHEELLKNEQGLYRYLSGLQFEVS, from the coding sequence GGCAGACTTGCCTAAAGCTAAACTGAACAAGCAAAGCTTGCAAAACTTAGGCAAACTGCTTAGTTACGTTAAACCTTATCGCTTTAAGTTTGCAGGCGCTATGCTATTCCTGCTGCTATCAAGCATAACAGGGCTGGCCTTCCCTAAATTGTTAGGCGGACTGATTGACGCCGCTAAGGGGGATATTAAGCAGGGCGTTTTACCGCCCAATTTAAACACCATAGGCTTAATTGCTTTTGTAATTTTATTTATACAGGCCTTCGTTTCGTTTTTCAGGGTAACCTGGTTTGTGCAAATTGCCGAGAATGCACTGGCCGACATTAGGCGCGATACTTATTTTAAGCTGATTACCCTCCCGATGAATTTCTTTTCCAACCGCCGGGTGGGAGAACTGAACAGCCGCATTTCTGCCGATCTGTCGCAGATTCAGGATGTGCTCACCACTACTTTTGCTGAAATTATCAGGCAAGTAATCCTGATGGTGGGCGGAATTGCCATGATGGCTATCGTGTCCGGCAGGCTTGCACTCATCTTACTCATTATTTTACCCATCATTATCCCCTGTGCCATATTTTTTGGCCGGTTCATTCGCACGCTCTCCCGCCAGGCACAGGATCAACTTGCCGAATCAAATACCATTGTTGAAGAAACCCTGCAAGGCATAGCCAGCGTAAAAGCGTTTGTTAACGAAGCTTTTGAAGCGGGAAGGTATGATAAAAGCGTAAGGCAGGTGGCTAAACTGGCCGTTAAAGGTGCCAAATTCAGGGGATTATTTGCATCGTTTATCGTATTTTGTTTATTCGGAGTAATCGTTGGCGTAATTTGGTATGGTGCTTTGCTGGTACAATCCGGCAGTTTAAAGGTTGGCGAGCTTACTCAATTTGTATTATACGCCATCTTAGTTTCAGCTTCGTTAGGTAGTTTACCCGAACAGTATGCCAACATCCAGAAAGCGGTTGGATCAAGCGAGCGCGTTGTTGAGATTTTGAATGACCAGGGTGAGCCTATCGACATCCATGAAACCGACAATATCGTGACCGAAAAAATTGAAGGTAACCTTTCTTTTAATAACGTTAGGTTTTACTACCCTTCCCGTCCAGAAATCGAGGTGCTTAAGGGGATTTCATTTAACGCGGTTGCGGGTCAAAAAGTGGCGATTGTTGGCCCAAGCGGATCGGGAAAATCAACTATGGCGGCATTGATTTTACAATTTTATCATCCGCAAAGCGGGGAATTATTATTTGACGGAAAAGCAGCTTCGGAATATTCGTTAACAGATATCCGTAACCAGGTGGCCATCGTACCGCAGGACGTGATGCTGTTTGGTGGCACCATCCGTGAGAATATTGCCTACGGAAAGCTAAGCGCTACCGAAGAAGAGATTATACAGGCCGGTAAACGTGCCAATGCGCATGATTTTATTACAGGTTTCCCGGATGGTTATGAAACTATTGTAGGCGAACGCGGCGTAAAACTTTCTGGCGGGCAACGCCAACGTATTGCCATAGCCAGGGCGCTTTTAAAAAATCCTTCTATTTTAATTTTAGATGAGGCCACCTCGTCGCTGGATTCCGAATCGGAACGCCTGGTGCAGGAAGCCTTGGAAGAGCTGATGAAGAACCGGACTTCGATTATCATCGCCCACCGTTTATCAACCATCCGCGAGGCCGATCAGATCATCGTGCTGGAAAAAGGACTGATCATTGAAAGCGGCAACCACGAAGAATTATTGAAGAACGAACAGGGCTTGTACCGTTACTTGAGCGGCTTGCAGTTTGAGGTTTCGTAG